Proteins encoded within one genomic window of Misgurnus anguillicaudatus chromosome 18, ASM2758022v2, whole genome shotgun sequence:
- the LOC129429439 gene encoding trace amine-associated receptor 4-like, whose translation MSFNETENILLCYPLHPDSCPRTFRLTVVKVAIYAFISLMILMTIFGNLLIIISISHFKQLQSPTHLIVQSLAVCDCLLGLLVMPYNMVRSVEGCWFLGDIICKVHSSLDMTFCFSSLIHLSLISIDRYWAICDPLKYKMRITNNTVTGFITLTWIFSFVYSFSVVFSGVYAVGLEALMLQMSCFGGCALFVNKEWRLICIILVFIIPGTIMSSLYIIIFNVVKKHAKVLSEKVSMTTTGVNSQISAHRERKAAKTLALVMGVFFLCWLPSTIAIAVDPFINFVTPADVFEALYWFAYFNSTFNPLIYGFFYPRFQKAFKTLIFTYICGFNHSQTMTFE comes from the coding sequence ATGTCTTTCAATGAGACTGAGAATATTCTCCTGTGTTATCCTTTACATCCAGACTCTTGTCCTAGAACTTTTCGTCTCACTGTAGTTAAAGTGGCAATATACGCTTTCATTTCACTCATGATCCTCATGACAATTTTTGGGAATCTGCTGATCATCATCTCCATCTCTCACTTCAAACAGCTTCAGTCTCCAACTCATCTGATCGTTCAGTCATTGGCTGTGTGTGACTGTCTGCTGGGTTTACTGGTGATGCCCTACAATATGGTGCGATCTGTTGAGGGCTGCTGGTTTTTGGGAGACATTATTTGTAAAGTTCATTCTAGTTTGGACATGACCTTCTGTTTCTCTTCTTTAATACATCTTAGTTTAATATCTATTGATAGGTACTGGGCCATCTGTGACCCTCTGAAGTACAAAATGAGGATCACAAACAACACTGTGACTGGATTTATTACCCTTACATGGATCTTTTCATTTGTGTACAGCTTTTCTGTTGTGTTTTCAGGGGTGTATGCTGTTGGTCTGGAAGCTCTTATGTTACAAATGTCCTGTTTTGGTGGCTGTGCTCTGTTTGTTAACAAAGAATGGAGACTAATTTGTATCATTTTAGTATTTATTATTCCAGGAACTATAATGAGCTCTCTTTACATCATCATATTCAATGTTGTGAAAAAACACGCAAAGGTTTTGTCAGAGAAAGTGTCTATGACCACCACAGGTGTTAACAGTCAAATCTCTgcacacagagaaagaaaagcaGCTAAAACTCTGGCTCTTGTTATGGGCGTTTTCTTTCTCTGCTGGCTGCCCTCAACTATTGCCATTGCTGTTGATCCTTTCATCAATTTTGTTACCCCAGCTGATGTTTTTGAGGCTTTATATTGGTTTGCCTATTTTAACTCAACTTTTAATCCTTTGATCTATGGGTTTTTCTATCCTCGCTTTCAGAAAGCCTTTAAGACTCTCATTTTCACTTATATCTGTGGATTCAATCATTCACAAACTATGACATTTGAATGA
- the LOC129429440 gene encoding trace amine-associated receptor 4-like, whose amino-acid sequence MYAVMLLMILMTVFGNLLIIISISHFKQLQSPTHLIVQSLAVCDCLLGSLVMPYSMVRSVEGCWFLGDVICKVHSSLDMTFSISSILHLSLISIDRYWAIYDPLRYKIRVTNNTVAVFITLTWIFSFVYSFSIVFSGVNKVGLETLIVQVYCVGSCVLFFNRQWGLICPILTFFLPGTIMSCLYMKIFHVARKHARVMSERVTGELKSRSSAQRERKAAKTLAIVMGVFYLCWLPFFTATAVDPFINFVTPADVFDALVWFGYFNSTCNPLIYGFFYPRFQKAFKILISTYICGFNNFNISTLE is encoded by the coding sequence ATGTACGCTGTAATGTTACTTATGATCCTCATGACAGTTTTTGGGAATCTGCTGATCATCATCTCCATCTCTCACTTCAAACAGCTTCAGTCTCCAACTCATCTGATCGTTCAGTCATTGGCTGTGTGTGACTGTCTGCTGGGTTCACTGGTGATGCCCTACAGTATGGTGCGATCTGTCGAGGGCTGCTGGTTTTTGGGAGACGTTATTTGTAAAGTTCATTCTAGCTTGGACATGACTTTCAGTATCTCATCTATACTGCATCTTAGCTTAATATCTATTGATAGATATTGGGCCATATATGACCCTTTAAGATACAAAATAAGGGTCACAAACAACACCGTGGCTGTATTTATCACCCTTACATGGATCTTTTCATTTGTGTACAGCTTTAGCATTGTATTTTCAGGGGTGAACAAAGTTGGATTGGAAACACTCATCGTGCAAGTTTATTGTGTGGGaagttgtgttttgttttttaacagaCAATGGGGTCTTATTTGTCCTATTCTCACATTCTTTCTTCCTGGGACTATTATGAGCTGTCTGTATATGAAGATTTTTCATGTGGCAAGAAAACACGCAAGAGTTATGTCAGAAAGAGTGACTGGAGAGTTAAAGAGTCGAAGCTCtgcacagagagaaagaaaagcagCTAAAACTTTGGCCATTGTCATGGGTGTGTTTTATCTCTGCTGGCTGCCTTTTTTTACTGCCACGGCTGTCGACCCTTTCATTAATTTTGTGACCCCAGCTGATGTTTTTGATGCTTTGGTTTGGTTTGGCTATTTTAATTCAACATGTAATCCTTTGATATATGGATTTTTCTATCCTCGCTTCCAGAAAGCTTTTAAAATTCTCATATCCACTTATATCTGTGGATTCAACAACTTTAACATCTCAACACTTGAATGA